The Chelonia mydas isolate rCheMyd1 chromosome 1, rCheMyd1.pri.v2, whole genome shotgun sequence nucleotide sequence ACTCAGATGAGTAaacccaatgatttcagtggagttacacactTGAGTAAAACTACTTTTGtggataagtgtttgcaggatcaaatccTAAACCATTTTAAGGGAGACTAAGGGCTAGACTaagggctagatcttcagctggtgtaaaacagcaTGTCTTCACTGGTTTCAATGGAACTACCTTGATTTACACCCAGCTAAGGATCTCGCTGTGGGCCACTGAGATGGCACAGATTCCACGAACACTAAGTTACTACCAGATTCTACCGTTCTTGATCTTGTTGAGTAGCATCTTCATCCACCAGTGgtgctattgaaatcaatggggctaaaTGTGGAGTAAGGTGCCACTAAACACAAGTAAAGGGTAACCCTGGAAGTATAACAGTAATTCTCATTAAGGTACAATTCTTTATACAAATGGATTTTGTTTACCTGTTGAGGGCTGTAATCTTTGAAGGATGAAATCCACAAGCAGACCCCTCAAACACATCACAAAACCTTTATTAGTGTGTTTATTGGTGACATGGATTACAGAAACCAAATGGAATTAAATAACATTTAACTTGAAATTGACCACAGACTCAAGAAATACAGGTCACAGTTGGCAAGGCAAACTTCTCAATACACTGGGTTGCTTAAGTTATTATTACGCTGTGAAGGAGGAATTTCCCTTATTTGATTCTAAATAATTCAGGATATCATTATTTTGTGTCTTTCAGACAATTCCTTTGGCAATAATTTCAATTTGTTTAgcttttattatataaaaatataacaaatttTCCTTATATACAAACATTACATTACACAATATACAGGTTAAAAACACTACAAAAATAGCAGGCCATAGGTGAACTAAAAGCAAAAGAACAGGATAGGGGAAAAGTTAAATACTGCACATTTCATAAAAATTACATTAACTACATACAGTTTTTTGTTTGCAAATACCAAACAGTATCGATGTGATTGGAAATCTTTCCCAACAGCTTCATTTTTAAGGCACGTCTTGCATATTTATATGTACAACACTGAATCTGGCCAATAACTTAAGGGCTCTTGAGAGTGACCTAGTAGTGTATGTGTATGCGTGTGCTTGGATGGGGAGCGTGCAGCATTAAACCTTTTCACTAGTGTCAGTCTGGGGGGCTAGGTATCTAGTTGAAGGGGCTTGGTATAGGGGCACCCCAATCTCCTGAAGTTCTGGAAGCCTCCCAGAGCGAGGAGGGGACAGCAATGTGATTGTCCTGTCAAAGTCTCTGTGTAACACTTTCTCGTAGACACTCTGCAGTCCCACTGTCTTGGGCAGCTGGGCCTGGTAGTAGTTGTCCCTGCGAAGGGGGTCCCTGGGCAAGGAGGTGCTTTTGCAGAAGGTGGACAGCTGAGCTGAGGGATGAGGAGACGAGTGAGGATTGGATCGGCCACAGGATGGGCTCCAGCAGCGGTCCGAATGGCCCAGGATTTTGCATTCAGCAGTACAAGCCCATAAtcctaaaaatacaaacaaaaaccttAGACCTGTAATCGCTGGAGAAACAGCCACATAATTCTGAGCTCATCAGAGAGTTATTGCCCAGATCATCAAAAGCTTAGaacgatgggggtgggggaggtggaggaaCAATACTTCAGGACACTGCTGCAAAGCATACTCTGCAAGCTATAATTATGCCATTTAGCTAGCAAGCCCTAACTCACAATGTATGTCAGCAGGAAGAgctttttgaaaatgaattttataaTAGGCTGGCTGCTTCTAATTTGCACTATGTGCTCGACATGCACGTAGATACTTAAGTTGCATGCTGTGAAAATGCTGGCAGGGCTACTCCTGCAGTGAGTGCTGCCTTGGAAAGATGTAAAAGGTGTGACTGCTATAAAACTGGTCCAGTCAGCTCAATGTactttagatagatagatagatagatcctcTTATTCCTGGgccagtttttattttcattgcagCCAGTCTGTGCTGTGAAATGGACCGAACCCTTACCATTCTGCATGTGAGTGATGAGATCCTTCTTCAGGGCATCCCCGCTGATGTCAGAGTCACTGTCGTTGAAGTCGCTGTCGCCTTTGCCACTATCTTTGCCACTGAACTTTTCTGCTTCTCGGGCCGATATGGTGTTGAAAGAATGACCCTTCCAGATGGCCACAGGTGGGGTGGATTCTTTGCTATAATTAGGAGCAGGGACATAGGACTGGAGAGGATTGGAAGGGAGTGTGGGAGAAATAAGCATATGTCAACATCACAACCTTATCAAGATTCCCCTCTTCCAAACCGCCCATACCTCCTTCCAGTCCCCCAGACGAGTGCAGTACGACCTTACCTCCCCGTTAGTTGCCCTAAGTCGTTTCTGACCCTCGTAGAGACAGGCATTCACAGTGCTGGTCTCAGAAGAGGAGACCTCttctgcaggtggagaaggggcTGGGCTGGTGAAAGAAGCTTTGCTGGGAAAGGATCGCGCTTCAAACACATTCCCTCTGGGGCTGCTATCCTCCTGCCTCCCCTTCTCTAGGTGGGAGATGTCGATCTGCTCTGTCAGGGGCCCGTTGTTCTTGATCTCGGTCTCCTTCTTGCGCTTGTTGCAGGTGGTTGCAATGGTGATGATGGCCACCAGCAGCAGGGTGCAGCTCCCAGCTAGGATGATGATGACAATCAGGGGAATGTCCCACTCCAAAGCCTTCCCCTCCCCGGAGCTTGGCTTGGCCAACTCTTGGCTGCTGGAGGGTGTCGTGGCAGTCACCAGGAAGTTGATTGTGGCTGTGGTGACAAGGGGGGGCCTGCCATTGTCAGTCACGGTGAGGATGACTTTGAACACCTGTCCCAGCTCTTTGGACAGGTCCCCCCTGAGCACGATCTCGCCTGTCTTCTTGTTGATGGCGAagagctctggctgctgcagctcctctaCGAAGGAGAAGGTGAGCTCCGCATTGACCCCATCGTCTGCGTCTCTGGCTTTGATCTGAGCCACCAGGGAATCTGGGGGTGCCTGGCTGGAGACCCCGATTTCCACGGAGCCGTTGGCGAGCACAGGGTGGGTGATGACCGGGGCGTTGTCATTCTGGTCCACCATCCTCACCTTGATCAGGGCGCTGCTGGACAGCTGAGGGGAGCCCCCATCGCTCGCCTGGATCCTCAGGTCCAGCTGCTTGAGGATCTCATAGTTGAATGTCCTGAGGGCGTAGATGGCCCCGGTGGCCGGGTCCACAGAGACgtaggtggagatgggggcgcCCAGGACCTGTGTCTCCAGCAGCCGGTAAAGCACCTTCCCGTTGCGGCCCAGGTCGGGGTCGCGGGCCACCACGGTGGCGAGGTAGGCGCCCGGCGGGTTGTTCTCCAGCACCGCCACCTCGTAGACGGGCTTGGAGAAGAGCGGCGCGTTGTCGTTCTCGTCGCTCACGCGCACCGTGTACTGCCGGACGGTCTTGAAGGGCGGCGAGCCCAGGTCCTCGGCCACCAGGGTCAGGTTGTACTCGGCCACGCGCTCGCGGTCCAGCGGCGCGGCGGTGACGAGCACGTAGCTGTCGGCGTAGGCGCGCTGCAGCGCGAAGTGCTCGTGCCCGTAGAGGGCGCAGCGCACCTGCCCGTTGGGGCCCGAGTCCCTGTCCGAGGTGCTGACCAGCGCCACGAAGCTGTCGCGCGCCGCCGCCTCGCTGACGTAGGCCACCCCGGCGCCGGCGGGGGCGCCGCTCAGGGGGCTGACGCTGATGCCCGGCGCGTTGTCGTTCACGTCGGCCAGGCGCACGATGACTTTGCACGTGGCCGCCAGGGGGCTGGCGCCCCGGTCCTGCGCCTGCACGTCCAGCTCGTAGGTCCGCTGCCGCTCGTAATCCACCGGCCCCTCCAGCGTCAGGCGGCCCGAGAGCGGGTCCAGCCGGAAGAGCTGCCGCGCCTCGGCCGGCACCTGGCTGCCGAAGCCGTAGACGATCTCGCCGTTGGGCCCCTCGTCGGCGTCGGCCGCCTCCaggtccagcagcagggagccccgCGGCGCGTCCTCGCCCAGCTCCACCGTGACCGAGCCCTGCGGGAAGGCCGGGCTGTTGTCGTTGGCGTCCAGCACCCGGACGCTCACCGTGGCCGTGCCCGAGCGGGCCGGGCTGCCGCCGTCCTGGGCCACCAGCTCCAGCGTGTAGGCGGCCTGGGTCTCGCGgtccagctcctgcagcagcaccagctcGGCGCTTTTCCCGCCGTCCGCCCGCGTCTGCGCCTCGATGCCGAAGTGGCTGTTGCGCGAGAGCCGGAAGCTCTGGATGGAGTTGGAGCCCACGTCCGGGTCCAGGGCGATCTCCAGCGGCAGGCGGGTGCCGGGCGCGGCGCTCTCGGACACCTCGAGCGGGATGTGAGCCTGGGGGAAGCGCGGCGCGTTGTCGTTGATGTCCCGCACCTCCAGCTCCACGTGCACCAGCCGGTACTGCTCCTGCCACAGGCTCACCACGTCGAAAGCCAGGACGCACTGGAGGGACTGGCCGCACAGCCGCTCCCGGTCGATCCCTGCCTCGCCGATGCTCAGCTGCCCGTCGCCCTCCCGCACCCGCACCAGCGAGCTGTTGCTGAACTGCTCCATCAGGCGGAAACTTATCTCTCCGGGCGCTTTCACGTGCATCTCTTCTGCCAAAGTGCCGATGATCGTGCCTGGCGCGTCCTCCTCGTAAGTGCGGTATCTCACCGTCTTGCCGAGGGTGACCgagagcagccagcagaggtAGAGGAGGCGCGGCGGAGAGGAGAGGCTGCGCCCGTCCCTAGCAAGACCCATGTCACCTGCACAGAATTGCTAACCTGAAAGGGGCTGAGGATGTGGAGAAACGGCTGTCCAGTTGTTAGGGCCCCTAAAGCAAGAGGAGATGGGAGGGTAACTCTCCTGCTCCCAGGCGCAGATCATGCATGCTCTGCTCTGCAAGGCAAATGAGCCGATTGCTTACAGTTGCCCTAACCCGAGAGGTGCCAGCGATGCCGGTGCGCCAGGCTCAGTTTATCCAGCTTCTAAGGCGGACTGCGTCTCCTGAGGCTCTTTAATAGACGCAGATATGCAAATTTTACGGAGCCAAGCAGCCAATGGCAGGCGCTCTTTTCACACTGCTCTCCTGAAAGCCTCCCAGAAAATCCCTTTAATGTGGAAAAGGCTTAGAGAGgaaaacaagaaaggaaaattAGGGAAtctcttctttgttttctttaactctttttttttgaAGGCGTGCTGCAAATGAGTTGGCACAGGGAGCGTGGAGTAAAATGCGCGGAGTGTTTTGTTAATTGTACCACTTCAGCACCCTGCTGTTGAACAGGTGCCTTGTGTGCGAATATCTGCTCTTCTGAGCTACTCACTTAAAAACGCAGAGAAATAGCTTGCTTGGGCTGTGTGCGCGCGCGTGAATGTGTATTTATTATGTGTGTCTGCCTATGAGTATCGATTAATAAAGTGTTGCGCAATGCATATATAGCGGGGGTTGATTTTCTTTCCGTTGATTTCTGTATTGATCATCAGAGCAAGCCCCTAAACGAGATTGAAGGATTAACTgaaaattgattttattcaaaTTTGTGCACATAATTGTGCTTTACTCGCGTGAGATCCTGTGATCAGACCTGTAATTTGCCTTTCAGAAGATATTCTTAGGATGCTTTAGTATGCATGTCACTGACCAAGTGGCTTTCTTAAGCCTTGCGCACtagcaggcaaaaaaaaaaaaaagttccaaataGGATTTAGCATAAGCTTGTGGAGATTTGGAAAGGTTTCAAAGATCAGACTGTATCAAAGGCTTATGAAGCTCTCCTTAGCTGTAGCAATATAATAGCATGGCAGGCTATCCCATTTGAGGCACCAATGTCTGTATTATTTCACTATGACAAGCTAAAGGGAAAGAAAGTTGAACAGTTTCCACAGAGGAGTTGGGCTAAGTTGAATATAATGAGCAAACGCCACATGTATCCATTATGTCCCTCTATTCATTCCCAATCACTGCCATAACTCTTTGACTAAACGATGATGGGCGCTGAATTACACACAATGCCCAGctcatattaaaatacatttaagatCTATCCCTCCTGATGCCCTGTTACGCCTATTTAGAGGATTTTCTTTTTGTCCTAATAGGGCCTCTCTGGGAAGCAACACTGGTCTCGTTCTAGAAGAACAAAATAACAGCATGAGGTTGAAACCTGGCACGAACCTTGGGGAACTAAACCATCTGCCTTGAAAAGTATGAAGACATAGCAGTGAGTCACCAAGTTTTACTAGTCCTGCAGTCCAAGGGGATACTGAGACAGCGCATGCACGTGCATTCATTGGGGTCCCCGCCGCTTTATGTTAGGTCTAAGCACTGTGGGGGAATAGCGGGCTAAGAGAATTCGTACCTGATCCCAGATACGGTCCTGGTGAAAGAGACCATTGAAATAAACTCAGTGGGAGAAGAGAGAACATTGTATCAATAGTCTCTCCTGAGGGGCCGACCCTTAAATGGGTTCCACGTTTTAGGTCACATTCCGAAACAGAAATACCCTTTGCAACTGGTACACCATGACTTTGTGTACCGGGATGGTGAAAGAAAAAGACAATATGCACTTCAAATTGAACTGAGTACTGTTTTGCTCTGTAAACTTTGTATAAAAGGTATCCGCTCTGTTGAGCGCTTCAAGCGGTTACCGTGCCAGTAAGAAAAAGCAGAATCGGGCTGcaagactggggaggggggggaggcatGCTCGAAGCTTCCTACAATGTGCAAGAAAGAGAGCCCTTACTCGAGTATATCTATAAATGTAAAGACATCTACAGACCCAAAGCTGCACGAGTTAATGCTGCCCAGAAGCGCTCTGCCTTCTGGTGCTCTTCCCCTTATTTGTATCCCTTCGCTGTGTATTTCAAGGATGAAAAAGAGCAATTGCCGTAGCAGCTGCGGCAGGCATTGTGTATGGGAAATACAAAGCATCTACCTCAACACCACATTGGTCTCCTGGCATCCTCTCTCGTAACCTTCCCCTCACGCTGATTGCGATAGTTCTCCCCCTTTGCCCGCGTTCCACACGTATCGATCCCCTCAGCCCGTCTGACGAGAATGTCCCATTCTAGGAGCTGGAGGCCTCCCTAATCCCTCTGTCACCAGAAGCTTCCCCCTTGGGGCTGATCATGCCTTAATGGGACCCCTGCAGGACAACGAACTTGTCACTGGCCAGTACTTACATGTACAGCTGTATACAGCCCTAGTCACAACAGGCATCCTATGAGCTTTTAAGGGCTGGTTACTAATGCAGCCAAAGCTGACTTGTATTAGTACTTTACAGTGAATAGAAACATCTGTCCATTTGTTCCAGCTGTGCGCATGAGCCAGTCCCCGGGCCCGTTGGGAtcccccctgaagtcaatggcaagtctcccattgatttcaagggaagtTGGATCGGGCTCCACGTGAACAACAAAGGCCCTCTCCTGACATCCAGATCTGATCGCCAAGTTAAATTACCAGTTTGCCTTAAATACTACCGACTTCTCAGTGTTCACAGCCTTTGCATAACCTCAACCGAGGACACAAAGGACTTCACTGGAGCAAAAAAGACCAGAAGGAAATTGAACAAAGTTGGCGTATTTTTAAGGGAATTGAAGACAACGGTCCAAAATCTGTTCCCGCTAGTCCGGATTCTGATTTCAATTACATAGCTACCAATCCGGAGTAATTACTGGGCAGCTTCTGATATGTCTGGTGTAAATCCGAAGTAAtttctctgaaatcagtggggctttgGAGGTGTAAATGAGAGGGTAATTTGGCCCCACATCTGACAATCACAGCGATCCGGAAGTCGGGGTGTGCTTGGCCAATGAATGACATTTGCTTTAGTCTCATATCTGGTCGTAGCTGCAGTAGTCCTAATTCTTAGTGGCACAAACTACCAAGAAATCATTACGGCACGGATCATTGAGGCATCTGACTCAAAGCTGTGGCGAACCGTTAGATCTAAAACGAGTGGAAGCAGCGCTAGGAAGGCGCTTTGCTGCCTTTCAGCAGCAGGGCGTGCCAAGCGTCCCAAAACCCAGCTTCCTAATTACTGCCGAGGAGCTGTGTTAAGAGTAATTACCCCGAGTGGTGTGATGGCACGCGAGTGAAGTGAGCTCGGGTGCCTGCGGATTGCCAGCATTCTCCAGCCTGGCGGGCAGCAACCAGATTATGGAAATGGGATTTAAAACAGCGCATCAGCGCCTCACTCAAAtccccacggggggggggggggattcgcGCAGCGCTGATCTGGTCCAACAAAAGCGCCCCAAATCGCCTTGTTATCATACCAAAAGGCTTTGGCTGTCTCAAAGGAGCCCCTTTCTCTTTATCTTAGCAACTTAGCAGACAACTGTCTCGCGATCATGAGAACAAACATGGCCACAATGGTTGGCATTTTCTCGGAATGCAAATGTGGTGGGCTCAGAAAAGCTGGATTTCTCTGACTCTGCCTAATACCAGCATTGTGAAACTCGCGTGCAGACAGCAAGATTGACATGGCCGTCACGTGATGGATTAGATCTATAGGAAAGttttcaaagagtttacaatgagTGGCTCAGCTTGATCTGATATCTCCCACAGTTTAGAGGGAAAGAGAAGCAGGATATATTCTCATATGTAATAGGATTATCTTTTCCATTTCAAGTTCTATACagcatgtaatttatttttaattaggattagctctgccaggaaAGGAAACTAGACTTTGCTGAGAAGGCAGCGCTATTCTAAGAGAAGGAGAGGCGTTCTTattctttacaaataaataaatcagtcaaTAAAACAGGACCATGTTTTGCCTCCCACGCACTTCACAAGAGAAACGGCGGAAAGAAGTGTATTTTAAATGCATAATCAAGAATAAATCAGAAGAGGCTTTGAGAGGCATTATTTTTATGTCTAATACAGAATTCGATCGTTTTTCAGAGAGTTCCAATGGGGTGTTTTGTTCCACTGCCCTTTAGAAGTAGAGCGAGGCAGAATATCCTTTCTTTCTGTATGTCTTTCTGTCTGTTCGTACCAGTTTTGATTTTGGGCAATATATATCAATCACTCTATTGTAGAAACCTTCCCAGAAAACGTACTGTATTGTAGTTTGGAGATAATCCATTCACAAGGTTCTAAAAGACTACAGAAGAATTATGTGTACAGCTAAAAAATTAAACATACCGAAACTCTGTTTTAAAAACCCGTCTCTGAAATATTAGTTAAACAGCCCAGACCGGTTGATTGCTTCACGTGGGGACATACGTTCTTGCAAATTGTTCGTATTGTTACTAATAGAGATTCTCACACCGCATAATTTCTTTGAAGCAGGCAACTGGAGGTTTTTCCATAGCTGTGCAAGATATTAATAAAGAAAGATACTGGCTTTCTTGCATAAAGTCATTATTTTGGAGTCGCAGAGCACTCTAGAAGCAGGCATTTCTTCATGTCCGATGGCTTGAGCTTTCTGCTTCCAAACCCTCCCCGATCCACTTTTGATATGGAAATCAAGCCTGCTGTCTGTGGTGGTTTCTATGCCACAGCACTTTAGGAC carries:
- the PCDH8 gene encoding protocadherin-8; this encodes MGLARDGRSLSSPPRLLYLCWLLSVTLGKTVRYRTYEEDAPGTIIGTLAEEMHVKAPGEISFRLMEQFSNSSLVRVREGDGQLSIGEAGIDRERLCGQSLQCVLAFDVVSLWQEQYRLVHVELEVRDINDNAPRFPQAHIPLEVSESAAPGTRLPLEIALDPDVGSNSIQSFRLSRNSHFGIEAQTRADGGKSAELVLLQELDRETQAAYTLELVAQDGGSPARSGTATVSVRVLDANDNSPAFPQGSVTVELGEDAPRGSLLLDLEAADADEGPNGEIVYGFGSQVPAEARQLFRLDPLSGRLTLEGPVDYERQRTYELDVQAQDRGASPLAATCKVIVRLADVNDNAPGISVSPLSGAPAGAGVAYVSEAAARDSFVALVSTSDRDSGPNGQVRCALYGHEHFALQRAYADSYVLVTAAPLDRERVAEYNLTLVAEDLGSPPFKTVRQYTVRVSDENDNAPLFSKPVYEVAVLENNPPGAYLATVVARDPDLGRNGKVLYRLLETQVLGAPISTYVSVDPATGAIYALRTFNYEILKQLDLRIQASDGGSPQLSSSALIKVRMVDQNDNAPVITHPVLANGSVEIGVSSQAPPDSLVAQIKARDADDGVNAELTFSFVEELQQPELFAINKKTGEIVLRGDLSKELGQVFKVILTVTDNGRPPLVTTATINFLVTATTPSSSQELAKPSSGEGKALEWDIPLIVIIILAGSCTLLLVAIITIATTCNKRKKETEIKNNGPLTEQIDISHLEKGRQEDSSPRGNVFEARSFPSKASFTSPAPSPPAEEVSSSETSTVNACLYEGQKRLRATNGESYVPAPNYSKESTPPVAIWKGHSFNTISAREAEKFSGKDSGKGDSDFNDSDSDISGDALKKDLITHMQNGLWACTAECKILGHSDRCWSPSCGRSNPHSSPHPSAQLSTFCKSTSLPRDPLRRDNYYQAQLPKTVGLQSVYEKVLHRDFDRTITLLSPPRSGRLPELQEIGVPLYQAPSTRYLAPQTDTSEKV